The DNA segment CGTTGAAGCGCAGCGCCCGGCGCTCCTCCGGCTCGAGCTTCCGGCCCAGTCCGGCATGGACGGCCCCCAGCCCGCGCGCCAGCAGCTTGCGCCCCACGCCCTCCACCTGCCCGCCCACGTTGAGGCTCGCGAGCGTCAGGTCGATCATCCCGCCCAGCAGCGGCGTGCCATGCGCCAGCAGGCGCAGCAGCATGAAGCCCCGCCCCAGGTCCGCCGGGGAGCCGATGGTGATGAGCCCCTCGAAGTCGCTGTGGATGCCCGCGTAGCCGTAGCCCAGCATCCCGCCCATCGAGTGGCCGCAGTAGAAGATGCGCTCGCGGCGGGTGATGCGCTTCACGCCGGAGACGGCGGCTGGCAAGTCGTAGAGGAAGTAGCTGTCGATGTCCCAGCCGTAGTCCAGGTCCGGGGGCAGCGGGCGCTTGAAGCGCTCGGCCCGCTCCTGCTGGAAGGCGATGGAGCTCTTGCCGTGGCCCCGCAGCTCCAGGATGTGGATGTCCACCCCGAAGAAGAGCAGGTTCTTCACGAACTGGCCGCTCGTCCACGTGTGCCGGTTCTGCGAGAAGCCGTGCACCAGCAGCAAGGGCTCGCCGAACAGCGGCTGCGGGAAGGGCTGCTTCACCGGCCTGTAGCGGGTGATGACGAGAGACCACCCGTCTGCTGTCTCAACGACGTACTTCGTCTTCGAGTAAAGCGCCCGGAAGTCGACTTCGTCGATGGATGGGATGGGCGGCCCTGGGGTCGCGGTGGATCTCCAGTCCGGCAGGCGCATACGTAGAATCTACGACTCCTGATGCATCGCGCCAAGGTTTCGACGCAGGCGGGCTTTCACCATGCCTACCAGGAACAATGAGCCTGTACAGAGCACGACGTCGTCCGGCCCTGCTCGCCTACGTGCCGCGTCGAGTGCGGCTTCGACATCAGACCAGGCGGCCACGTCCGGACACAGGGCGCGCGCCTCCTCGAGATAGTCCGCGGGTGCGAGCGAGCGTGGCGTGTCCAACGGCGTGAGCTGTACCGAGGTACAATCCGGAAGCAGCGCGCGCATCATCGGCCCGCGGTCCTTGTCGCCCACCACGCCGAAGACGAGGTGGAGGCGACGTCCCGGATACAGCGCGCGAAGCGAGGCGCGCAGCACCTCCACCCCCGCCGGGTTGTGGGCACCGTCGAGCAGGATGGGCGGCGGTCCGCCGACCTCCTCCAGCCGCCCCGGCCAGCGCGCCGAAGCCAGCCCTTCCCTCCCCGCCTCCGGTGGCACGGCCACACCCCACGCGTGCAGCGCCTCCAGGCAGGCGAGCGCCACCGCGGCGTTCTGCTGCTGGTGCGGCCCACGGAGCGCCAGCGTCAGCCCGTCCAGCGACCAGGCCTTCCCACGGTAGGACACACTTCCGTCCGCGGCGGCCTGGATGGCGAAATCCCGCCCCTCCAGGAGCAGCGGGGCCGCCACCTCTCCGGCCTTGCGGACGATGGCCTCCAGGGCCTCCGGCTCCTGCCGGGCCACCACGCATGGCACGCCGGGCTTGAGGATGCCGGCCTTCTCCCCGGCGATGGCCGCCAGGGTGTGGCCCAGGTACTCCATGTGGTCGAAGGACACGGGCGTAATCGCCGTCACCACGGGGCTCGACGCGGTGGTGGCGTCCAGCCGGCCCCCCAGCCCTGTCTCCAGCACGGCCACGTCCACGCCCACGCGGGCGAAGTGCCAGAGGGCCACCACGGTGCCGAACTCGAAGTACGTCATCGGCTCGGAGACGGCGGAGGGGTAGCGCTCCAGCACCTCGAGGATGGCGCGCCCGAAGGCCTCGTCGGAGATGTCCTCGCCGTCCACGCGGATGCGCTCGTTGACGCGCACCAGGTGCGGGGACGTGTAGAGGCCCACGTGGTGGCCCGCGGCCTGGAGCGCGGCGGCGGTGAAGGCGCAGGTGCTGCCCTTGCCGTTGGTGCCCGCGACATGGAGCGCCGGGTAGCGGCGCTCCGGGTGGCCCAGCGCCACCAGGGCCTCGCGCACGCGCTCCAGCCCCAGCTTGATGCCGGAGGGGTTGAGCTTCGCGAAGAAGGCCAGCGCCTCCTGTGGCGTCCGGGGGGCGCTCATGCCGGTGGAGGGCGCGGCGGGCCTCAGCCCAGCAGGCCGAGAATCTGGCCCAGCTTCGCGCGCAGCTCCTTGCGGTGCACGATGCTGTCAATCATCCCGTGCTCCAGCAGGAACTCCGAGCGCTGGAAGCCC comes from the Pyxidicoccus xibeiensis genome and includes:
- a CDS encoding alpha/beta hydrolase, yielding MRLPDWRSTATPGPPIPSIDEVDFRALYSKTKYVVETADGWSLVITRYRPVKQPFPQPLFGEPLLLVHGFSQNRHTWTSGQFVKNLLFFGVDIHILELRGHGKSSIAFQQERAERFKRPLPPDLDYGWDIDSYFLYDLPAAVSGVKRITRRERIFYCGHSMGGMLGYGYAGIHSDFEGLITIGSPADLGRGFMLLRLLAHGTPLLGGMIDLTLASLNVGGQVEGVGRKLLARGLGAVHAGLGRKLEPEERRALRFNAMPVDLILKFVERQLAKAEDSPLYQQLTTRLNRLINPERVSADDIRWLLREGGEREPRRVLEQFAKWIRRGEMVCYRTGFDFKRGFGRIEIPMAIIFGDLDPLASLESTRSVYRAAKSEYLLWRPVKGNSHIELTMGHDIRQICYDIKNLIEYARTHRNRSPSLPRLK
- a CDS encoding bifunctional folylpolyglutamate synthase/dihydrofolate synthase encodes the protein MSAPRTPQEALAFFAKLNPSGIKLGLERVREALVALGHPERRYPALHVAGTNGKGSTCAFTAAALQAAGHHVGLYTSPHLVRVNERIRVDGEDISDEAFGRAILEVLERYPSAVSEPMTYFEFGTVVALWHFARVGVDVAVLETGLGGRLDATTASSPVVTAITPVSFDHMEYLGHTLAAIAGEKAGILKPGVPCVVARQEPEALEAIVRKAGEVAAPLLLEGRDFAIQAAADGSVSYRGKAWSLDGLTLALRGPHQQQNAAVALACLEALHAWGVAVPPEAGREGLASARWPGRLEEVGGPPPILLDGAHNPAGVEVLRASLRALYPGRRLHLVFGVVGDKDRGPMMRALLPDCTSVQLTPLDTPRSLAPADYLEEARALCPDVAAWSDVEAALDAARRRAGPDDVVLCTGSLFLVGMVKARLRRNLGAMHQES